atcccgtgaaattggggaatcacagataacatgccatgcttaatagtgaaattcggtgcatcttgtggcaacacaatgcatgaaggtgtagatgtgcgtgcaggctgtagaaaatcttcaagtgtacgtggtgcatgtgcagccatagcttcttcaaaataatggccaaacagattattcagctcaaattcagaatcacccgtAGGATTAACAAGTAAACAGTCAGActcggtgctatgtgtatccctactggtgctaggtgaaagtctacacaatcgattcgaattatcttgaacccagggcatcaaacatcacaatcgccagcaaaaatccactaacacggcaacagacaaaattttttcaatttttcaattttcaatttttttttattttttttctattttaaaaaaagaaaataaaaaaaataattaggaaaacgcaaaattcgaaattaaaactggcaattccccggcaacggtgccaaaaacttgactcactcgaaaaatgagcagctcggaagctatcccaagtataggagttacgtcgtgtaatattaagcccaaggactagatcatctcctcagggaatgcgtttaatctcagattctacgttcttccaattgaaattaaaaatgcactgaactcagttcagattcggatttttcAAGATAGTTCAATTTCACttgtgacaaattaaatgacacgcaattgaaaaccctaaacctaagaagCACTCAATTAAAGAACAAACACAAGTACCCTTAAACTAATCAGGCAAGAATCGGGACATGCGTTAACTAAAGACAGTAACTTACgaaattaaatcatgcaataATGGAGACTCAATAGACACGACCACACACGGTAAAAACTGAATCtttaaccaaataaaaaaatcgaaccaaaatttagttttaaaaacttaaacactacccaaatattataaaaaaacaaactttaacaaagggaacctaactaaatcaaactgcagctaaaaattaaatcttattttttttttgaaagaaggaataactaatttaataaaaacaaaacaacaaataaataaataaacataagaGAAGGAAAAATTGATTGTTGCTGGAATCCTTAATAAAAACTACAATgctcaatttaaaattaaaagtagagagaaagaaacaaataaataaagagaggGAGATAATGAGAGAAGAGAAAACAGAGAGAGCCTCGCGTCGGCTGGTATTGCTGGAGTGGCCCGACTGTGATGGAGTTACAGGCAGCAGGGAGGATCTCATGTCTGCTGTAAcggccgagaggcctgctggaAATTGGCCGAGACAGAGAAAAATAGAGCAGCAGTAGCTGCTGGTATTGGTGGAATGGATGGCCTCTGCTGGTGTTGCTGGGGCTGTCCTGTATTCTCGGGAGTATCTTCTCGGGTTCTACTGTGTGGTCTCCTCGGGTTCCAGCTAGTGGGGCAGTGGCCGGAGAGCTGTGTTGTGTACTCGAGGCAAAGGCGTGTTGTTGCTGCTGGTATTGGTGGTACTCCAGTGGGTTGAGGAGTGCTGGGGTGGTCCGTGAAGCCGGAGCAGCAGGGAAGGAacagggagagggagagactgCAAGAGGTTAAGGAAAacaggggaagaaggaaagggaaataGAGAAGGAGCAAAGCggcaattgaaagaaaaaaaacaaaacccaagaagaagaaaaagaagaagaagaagaagaagaagaagaagaacagaggagagccgaggagaggagagaagagcATTCCCCTAGGAGCTACACTggaggagtttaaaaagaaaatacagaAGCCCTACCCGGATAGCACTGACCCGAATtggccatgcatggccgagtcacatcaaatattcattcaaatatattttttattttctcattttatttattctctgttcgtcgcagatctgactcttttggagcccttatctcacaaaactcaaaacacaaaagttgtagataatcgtttgctctttctctagaaatttgaatcgtctcaatcggaccTCGGACAGaaaatttatgcatgaaatacgaacaggtgttggttttggttcccgggaattttcctacgataaaaaattaccaaaacttcataaatagtgcaataaagttcaagaatgatgattttggcactttattaaaatattggacaattttggacattaaattaaaaatataaaccgtaaagcctaggttgagatgcccaattacgcagttttgacgcgtaatcaagaAGTTCCTTACAAGCCCTGCATATATCATgtcttcattgcaaaaatccttGAACACTAGTGTACTTAGCTCCACTATCTTACTTAGGGAACTCTCTCTTGGTTTTGTACACTACCTTagccacaagttacacctgggaaacatctccaacttgtggCACATGAGGTACCCCTAGGCCTTTCGTGATAAACTGACGAAGTACCCATGTCCAACCTTTGATGCTATCCTCATCGGTACCCAAACATTAATAACAACATAGTTAAGAACAACCCCCATTTTTTGTGGGGGTGTGTTACATAAAACAATGTTATCTGACTCAGAACTCTGAGCTACATCTCCACCTACAGTTGTGTTACCCACAGTGTATAAAGATTCTCAGCTGtcctctgtcccttcatcaccatcaagatgCCTTCACACACCATCATTTTcccaccttcagacttgtaactatacctattacaatccaaagtgcccaatgaTATCGCATTCTTCCATAGATTAAGTACATGCCTTACACCacataacgtccttaccacaccatcatacatcttgatcttgatatcccttattttgaaaactttgCAAGCCACATTGTTTCCCATTAGAACGAAACTAGAACTCACTAGTGAACATGGATTTGTTGGGCAttatgtgaaaagaacatcccaaGTCTAAGATTCAAGAATCCGTGAGGCATTCTGAACCTGATGAAACTGAAAGAATCTCACAATCAGTGCTCCCTAAGTCCCGTTCTTCCACTACATTAACATATTTTGGTGAACCCTTTTAAGTTTTTTCTTTCCCCTTCTCCCATTCTAGAAATtctgattttatgtgccctagtttcCCATACTTAAAACAGTGGATGCCTTTTCTCCTTCTGAACTACAATTGAGTTTATTACAACTCAATTTACTCTAAGACTTGCCTTTCTCACGATCCtaattaccctttaccacaagcccttcactaTATGAACCCTTATTGCTGGCCTTCTTCCTCTTATGGAACCCCAaaaatgcactcgtgatgtcctctaACTCCAGGGTTTATTTCCCCCAAATCAGTGTCATAACCAGATTCTTGTATATAGgtgacgtaggtagggaattcagtagcattaacactttgtcctcttcctcgaacttcacttCAACTCTCCCcaaatcactaatgatctaattaaatgtgttgatgtgttgagtcaAGTCCAAACCCTctgtcatcttaagccaatataatttttcttaagacacaacttgttcatcaatgacttggacatgtaccagcGCTCTAATTTCAGTCAAACCGCTGCCAGCGATTCCTTATTTATGATGTGATACAATAATTCATCGACCAAACATAACCTGATAATGGACATAGCTCtcacttccaactccttccaacttgtgtTGCGCATGCCTTCCGACTTTTTTTTGTATAaacccttcaccatcccttgttgcactagCAAATCCTTCACCCTTATCTACCAAAACCGGATATTCATCATTCCATCGAACATACTAACCTCGAACCTTGCAGAACAAATCCTAGCTATTgcgaaccaatagctctgataccaattattgtacAACTTGGCACTTCTATACCAATTGTTGGTTCCAAGTGTGCACAGAGGAAGACCTCACATCAACTTGCAcgaaacaatcaatggaacaagcaaaGCAAACACTTGAGGAATAACtatactaaacaaggaatcactTAACAATGACTATCAACTGAAAGCAATAACCAAAGACGCAAGAATTTATGCGATTTGgtaatttgcctacgtccatgggagtaGCGACCGTTTTTCACTATCTCCATGTGAAGCTTACAAAGCTTATCTAACTAGGgtaacataataataattatatactaatCTAATGCATATATAATATTTCTAGTATATCGTAAACACTTCTATAGTGATCCCCCGTAGGAAATTCCTCCAAAAACTTCAAATCTTTTAATCTCTGATTTGAAAATCTGTGACGTCTATGAGCCTAACTATTGATGGTTTCAAGCCAAGAAGAATATCCTACAGCACTGCCTGAAACCGTCCCTCAAACTTGCCATCTAGAAAACCTCTCTTTTGTTCCTTGCTTCATGGTGCTTTCCCcggtgcatgtgttccactcagaATATAAGCCATATCTCCAACAAAAATAATATAACCCACTTGTACTTTCTAAAGCTTCTCCACAATTAACTTAATTTACATTAATTCCTTACAATATGCATCTCAGTTTCTATATATCTCGAGTTTATTGGGGCAAGAAATAATATTTGGGTCCTATATTTTTCTTCTTATCACTATGTATCGATTGACTTTTATTAATTTGGTGATCAAGAAAGTATCAAATGGGACTTATCCTTAACCCGTGATCACTACATCATGGGATTTATTGGGAATAAAAGCATTTTATAGTATCTATCCTCATTGCATATACAAGTCACGTGTATAAccatgttctttttttttttttcaatttttttgggtCAATTATAATACTAATCTACCTTGATCACATGTATGGAGTTGCATTGCAAAAGACAAATAACTATTTTCTATAACGATAATTCCACCATGCGCATGTTTATAACTTTCTAATAAAAAATATGCACGTGAGCAGTTGGAAAACATGTACATATGAGTAACTATGTGTTAATTGTGAACCAACACATGTTCTCATCACTTTAAACAACTCTGGGCATATAAACAataattcaacacatgatttCAAGACCCAATAAGTAGACTTAATAATCAAAGTATCACCAATGTTGACAAACAATGCCCTTCTTACATACAAACACTATTGGCATGCGTGTCAACATTATAGTAAAtttggatttaaagtatataactAGGATATCTTTTTCAAAGAAAGGTCGTCAAATATGCTTCagtgtacatgtatatataaaaagTTGTTATTAAATTGATGCAAACCCTAGCCTCGAGATATAGAATCCATCTTGAATTATAAATGGCACATCAACCAATATTTGTAACACTCACGGTACTTATTATATGTATACTTTTTTCTCAACACAAACCTTCTTCTAGCAATAGTCTAGCTAATGCAAACCATGGTGCAGCCAAACCCCATTCCCCCAAGTTTGTGGGCAGTCCCTTAGCGGTCATCCTAACTCTGGTATTCTTGAGCAAAAGTTTGATTTTCTAAAGTTGGCACTACAATTGGCTTTGGACGGCTCTTTCTATGCCCAGAGCATCATTGATTCACTAGGCTCCAAATGCAACTGCAATATGGAAATAGCTTCTTGGCTTGATTGTGGCAAAATCTACGACTACACTGTCTCGCGCCTTAATAAAACAATTCACACCACAAAATGCACCTGGGGAGATTCACAAATGTGGCTTAGCACTGCTCTTACCAACCTTGAAACCTGTCGAGCAGGGTTTGTGGTGCTCGGGGTTATCAACCGCATATTGCCCTTAATGTTAATTGATAGTGTGGGGATCTTCATTCGCAATGCTTTGGCTCTCAACAAGTTACTGTCATCAAAATTTGAAGTACAAGTCTCTAATAGGTATGAAGATGATGGTTTTCCTGATTGGATGAAACCCAACGACCAAAAGCTCTTATGAACACCTTCTTCATCCCTAGCTTCTCAAGCGAATTTGGTGGTGGAAAAAGATGGGTTGGGAAATTACCATACGATAGGGGAAGCGATCATTAATGCAACATCAAAGTGGTGAGGGAGTAGAAGATTTGTGATTTTGGTGAAGGAAGGGACATATGATGAAAAAGTTGAGATAGGAAACAAGTTGAACAATATAATGTTGGTAAGGGATGGTATTGGCAAAACTATAATCATTGATAGCAGGAGTGTACAATGCGGCTATACAACATTCAACACATCTACTGTATGTGAGTAACTTTGTGCCTAGCTAGGTtctacttcttttatttttattttctttttatattagtTAACACGCTTATCAGGCATAGATTATGCAGTGTCACAGACGCCCAAAATAGGACTCAAGTGCGGGCCGTGTGACACTTATTCAGAGCTCTCCCTCGACGAGTCATCCAATAGTCACACGTTCACATCTACAAGAACGAGTACTGGATAAGTTTCAATATCCATGAGAAACTAGGAACGATAGGATATCACATAAGAAAAGACACTCATATATACGGAATAGTACTAAAGTAATAAGATATATCACAATACAAACATCAAAAAACCATAATGAAAAAGACtacttatattatattaatcCAAGAGAATATCCATAGAAATGTTAACACAAACCATGAGAGATTTATTAGAAATCCATGGAGAATACATTTAGTGCCGTCTCTCTCGCCCCCATTTACCCCATTTCAAAATTTGTTTCATCTCTTCTACGATTTCAACCTTAGACTTTtaatatgtttacatatatatatatatatatatatatatatgtgtgtgtgtgtgtgtgtgtgtgtgtgtgtgtgtgtgtgtgtgtgtatgagcaTATACAAAGGGAGATGGGGACTGGtatagatattttgtaaaagaattgtGTTTTGGCCTCTTACAATATCTTAAAAGAATCTCATTGTGGCGTACAAAGTttagtaatttaaaataattttataattattccaagGCTTTTAGCattttatatatccatttggtaaATTAGTAACgacacaaaaaaataataataaaataataattaactaATATTGTAGTTATTTTGTTtgaacatatttttattttaccataatttattccttcattttttttttttatgattagcTCATTTATCTATTTGCAAACTATAATTAACAAATTTAATATATAAGAACAActgtttttaaatattttatctatttcaattttatgtatattttgtatttattagcattattttttattttttaattattgagAACCCAGGGTAGCAGGAATCCTTTGAACCCTTTCTATGaacattatattttttattttttatttttgccatGAATTTTTAGTGACTCGTTATAAATAATGCTTGTGATtaataaaattgaagataaattttgaataaaataaatagataaattaaaattttcaagtttaCTTTATCAAAACCTCTCAagaaaataattgtaatatattgGAAAATTCAACATGGGATCTTTTTTTGAGGATCCTCACGCAAAGTAACTAACTTTCCCTTGTTTGAACTTTGAAATTAATTACCTTTTTGCTTaaatttgttttcattttttttcctcaGTACCATTCCCCAATGTCAAAAAGTTTCTTTCAAGGtcatttaaaaaaagaaaaaaaagaaaaagaaaactagtGTTGTATATGGtggttccccccccccctcttgtttttaaacattttttattGTTCACCAACAACTTCTTTAACTTTAgattaatcaattaaataatatttatttataaattttgaatttgtggCTATTAATGGCGATGGATTCCTAAGTCGAGGCATAACATATCAGAACACCGCCAGAGCAATCAATAAGCGGGCCGTAGCAGTCCTTTCCTTATTTGATTTTTCAGCATTCTACGAGTGTAGCTTTGAAGGGTACCAAGATACTTTGTACATCCATTCTGAAAACTTTGCAGGCCGCATTGTTTCCCATTAGAACGAAACTAGAACTCACCAATCTATGAATAGTGAACATGGATTTGTTGGGCGttatgtgaaaagaacatcccgaGTCTAAGATTCAAGAATCCGTGTGACATTTTGAACCTGATGAAGGTGAAAGAATCTTACAATCAGTGCTCCCTGAGtccccttcttccactacatCAACATATTTTGACAAAACCTTTTAAGTTTTTTCTTTCCCCTTCTCTCATTCTAGAAATtctgattttatgtgccctagtttTCCACACTTAAAATAGCGGATGCCCTTCCTCCTTCTGGGCTACAATTGAGTTTATTACAACTCAAACTGCTCTAGGACTTGCCTTTCTCACGATCTtgattaccctttaccacaagcccttcactaTATGAACCCTCATTGCTAGCCTTCTTCCTCTAATGGAACGCCAtaaatgcactcgtgatgtcctctaACTCAAGGGTTTCCTTCCCCCAAATCAGTGTCATAACTAGATTCTTGTATATAGgtgacgtaggtagggaattcagtagcattaacactttgtcctcttcctcaaacttcacTTCAACTCTCTCTAGACCACTAATGATctaattaaatgtgttgatgtgctaagTCAAGTTCAAACCCTctgtcatcttaagccaatataatttttttttaagacacaacttgttcatcaatgacttggacatgtaccggcaCTCTAGTTTCAGCCAAACCGCTGCCAGTGATTCcttatccatgatgtgatacaataATTCATCGGCCAAACATAACCTGATAGTGGACATAGATCTTGCtcccaactccttccaacttgtgtTGTGCATGCCTTCCAGCTTTTTTCAGTATAaacccttcaccatcccttgttgcatAAGCAAATCCTTCACCCTCATTTTCCCAAATCGGATATTCGTCGTTCCATCGAACTTACTAACCTCGAACCTAGTAGAAAAAATCTCAGCTATTGCggaccaatagctctgataccaattattgtacAACTTGGCACCTCTATACCAATTGTCGGTTCCACGTGTGCACAGCAGAAGACCTCACACCAACTTTCAtgaaacaatcaatggaacaagcaaaGCAAACACTTGAGGATTAACTATACTAAATAAGCAATCACTTAACAATGACTATCAACTAAAAGCAATAACCAATGACGCAAGAATTTACACGGTTCGgtaatttgcctacgtccatgggagtaGCGACTATTTTTCACTATCTCCATGTGAAGCTCACAAAGCTTATCTAAATAGGGTAacataataatgattatatacTAATCTAATGTGTATATAATATTTCTAGTATATCGTAAACACTTCTATAGCGATCCCCCGTAGGAAATTCCTCCCAAAACTCCCAATCTTTTGATCTCTGATTTCAAAATCCGTGACGTCCGCGAGCCTAACCGTGAATGGTTTGAAGCCAAGAAGAATATCCTACGGCACTGCCTGAAACCATCCCTCAAACCTGCCATCTAGAAAACCTCTCTTTTGTTCCTTGCTTCATGGTGCTTTCCCCGGTGCTTGTGTTCAACTCAGAATATAAGCCATATCTCCAACAAAAATAATATAACCCACTTGCATTTTCTAAAGCTTCTCCATAATTAACTCAATTTACATTAATCCCTTATAATATGCATCTCGGTCTCTATATATCTTGAGTTTATTGGGGCAAGAAATAGCATTTGGGtcctttatttttcttcttatcaCTATGTATCAATTGACTTTTATTAATTTGGTGATCAAGAAAGTATCAAATGGGACTTATCCTCAACCCGTGATCACTACATCATGGAATTTATTGGGAATAAAAGCATTTTATAGTATCTATCCTCATTGCATATACAAGTAACGTGTATAACCatgttctttttttatttttttctttcaattttcttGGTCAATTATAATACTAATCTACCTTGATCACATGTATGGAGTTGCATTGCAAAATCCAAATAACTATTTTCTATAACGATAATTCCACCATGAGCATATTTATAACTTTCTATTATAAAATAAGCATGTGAGCAATTGGAAAACATGTACATATGAGTAACTATGTGTTAATTGTGAACCAAAACATGTTCTCATCACTTTGAACAACTCTGAGCATATAAACAATAATTCTACACACGATTTCAAGACCTAATAAGTAGACTTTATAGTCAAAGTATCACCAATGTTGACAAACAATGCCCTTCTTACATACGAACACTATTGGCATGCGTGTCAACATTAtagtaaatttgaatttgaagtgtATAAGTGGGatatctttttcaaaaaaagGTCGTCAAATATGCTTcaacatacatgtatatataagaAGTTGTTATCTAGTTGATACAAACCCCAGCCTTAGGATATAGAATCCATCTTGAATTAGAAATGGCATATCAACCAGTATTTGTAACACTCACAGTACTTATTATACATATACTTTTTTCTCAACAAAAACCTGCTTCTGGCAAGAGTTTAGTTAATGCAAACCAGTGGTGTAACCAAACCCCTTTCCCCCAAGTTTGTGAGCAGTCACTTAGCGGTCATcctaactctggtattgtggatCAAAAGTCTGATTTTCTAAAGTTGGCACTACAACTGGCTTTGGACGGCGCTCTCCGTGCCCAAAGCACCGTTGATTCACTAGGCTCCAAATGCAACGGCAATAAGGAAAAAGCTGCTTGGCTTGATTGTGGCAAACTCTACGACTACACTATCTTGCGCCTTAACAAAACAATTCACACCACAAAATGCACCTGGGGAGATTCACAAACGTGGCTTAGCACTGCTCTTACCAACCTCGAAACCTGTCGAGCAGGGTTTGTGGAGCTCGGGGTTATCAACCACATATTGCCCTTAATGTTAATTGACAGCGTGGGAATCTTCATTCGCAATGCTTTGGCTCTCAACAAGTTACTGTCATCAAAATTCGAAGTAGAAGTGTCTAATAGGTATGAAGACGATGGTTTTCCTGATTGGGTGAAACCCAGCGACCAAAAGCTCTTACAACAACCTTCTTCATCCCTAGCTTCTCAAGCGAATTTGGTGGTGGCAAAAGATGGGTCGGGAAATTACAAAACGATAGGGGAAGCGATCATTAATGCAGCATCAAAGTGGTCAGGAAGTGGAAGATTTGTGATTTTGGTGAAGGAAGGTACATATGATGAAAAAGTTGAGATAGGAAACAACTTGAACAATGTAATGTTGGTAGGGGATGGTATTGGAAAAACTATAATCACTGGTAGTAGGAGTGTCCAAGGCGGCTATACGACATTCAACTCATCTACTGTATGTGAGTAACTTTGTGCCTTGCTAGGttctacttttatttttattttatttttatattagaTAAGAGGCTTATCAGGCATAGATCATGCAGTGTCACAGACCACCAAAATAGGATTCATGTGCGGGCCATGTGATACTCGTTCAGAGCTCTCCCTCGACGAGTCATCCAATAGTCACACGTTCACATCTACAAGCACGCGTACTGGATAAGTTTCAATATCCATGAGAAACTAGGAACGATAGGATATCACACAAGCAAAGATGGAATAGTACTAAAGTAATAAGATATATCACAATCCAAACATcaaaacaccataatgaaaaagactacttatattatattaatcCAAGAGAATATCCATAAAAACGTTAACACAAACCATCAAAGATtcattacaaaatccatggagaatACATTTAGAGCAGTCTCTCTCGCCCCCATTTACCCCATTTCAAAATTTGTTTCATCTCTTCTACGATTTCAACCTTAGACTTTTAATatgtttacaaatatatatatatataaatgagcaTAGACAAAGGGAGATGGGGACTGGtatagatattttgtaaaagaattgtGTTTGGCCTCAATATCTTAAAAGAATCCCATTGTGGTGTACAAAGTttagtaatttaaaataattttataattattccaagGCTTTTAGCATTTCATATATTGATTTGGAAAATTAGTGACgacacaaaaaaataataattaactaATATTGTAATTATTTTGTTTGAACATCTttttattttaccataatttattcctttattatttttttttatgattagcTCATTTATCTATTTGCAaactataattaaaaaatttaatatataagAACAActgtttttaaatattttatctatttcaattttatgtatattttgtatttgttaacattattttttatttttttaattattgagAACCCAGTGTAGCAGGATTCCTTTGAACTCtttctatgaaaattatattttttactttttatttttgccATGAATTTTTAGTAACTCATGACTCATTATAAATAATGCTTGTGATtaataaaattgaagataaaatttgtataaaataaatagataaattaaaattttcaagtttaCTTTATCAAAACCTCTCAAGAAAATAATTGTAATCCATTAGAAAATTCAACACGGGATCCTTTTTTGAGGATCCTCACACAAAGTAACTAACTTTCTCTTGTTTGAACTTTGAAATTAATTACTttttacttaaattttttttcatttttttcctcaGTACCATTCCCCAATGTCAAAAGTTTCTTTCaaggtcatttaaaaaaaaaaaagaaaaagaaaactagtGCTGCATATGgtggttcccccccccccccccccaacccccctcttgtttttaaacattttttattGTTCACCGACAACTTCTTTAACTTTAgattaatcaattaaataatttttatttataaattttgaatttttagctATTAATGGCGATGGATTCCTAAGTCGAGGCATAACATATCGGAACACTGCCGGAGCAATCAATCAGCAAGCTGTAGCAGTCCTTTCCTTATCTGATCTTTCAGCATTCTACGAGTGTAGCTTTGAAGGGTACCAAGATACTTTGTACGTCCATTCTGGAAGACAGTTTTTCAGGGAATGTGATATTTATGGAACTGTGGACTTCATATTTGGAAATGCTGCAGTAGTATTCCAAAAGTGTAACATCTATGCAAGAAAGCCCATTCACAATATGAATGTGGTGACAGCCCAAGGGAGGACTGACCCTAACCAGAACACTGGAATCTCCATTCACAATTCTAAAGTCATTGCTGCTCCTGAGCTTAAGGCTGTTCAGAGCGACACTATTCCTACATACCTTGGAAGGCCATGGCAGAAGTACTCGCGAACAGTCTTTATCGTTAGTTACCTGGATAATCTGATAGATCCGGCAGGGTGGAAAGAATGGGATGGCAACTTTGCTCTTGACACCTTGTATTATGGAGAGTATGGTAACACAGGAGATGGGGCATCCACCAAGAACAGAGTGACATGGTCTGGCTATCATGTTCTCAATGCTGCTGATGCTTCCAAATTCACCGTTGAAACTTTTATTTCTGGAAGTGATTGGTTGCCATCCACTGGCGTGCCTTTTGATCTAGGCCTttgatatatatttatgtgtgtgtgtgtatgcgcGCGCGTGTTGATCTATGTGGACGTGTTGATCTATGTGGTCTACCATTTGCACAATGAATAACTTGTCCTTATTTTGATCATCAGAAAAGTTGTCATCGGTTTggcttttttttccttttctttttttttttgggagtgcAGGTGGGTAAAACGCTTGTCATGAATTCATATTTCATGATAATAAACTAAGTTATGTTGGGATGTTTAGAGTTGGAGGCTTTGATTTAGATTGGGAGGTCTCAATTCTAAATCCTTTGTTTGGAAACATAACTTCAGTTTTAAATTTAGATTCCAAGTGAAATCCTTGAAGGCCCAAATCCACAAATATAAATGCAAGCCCAATGAATTTTACAACACCAAATCCATATGGATTTCTTCCTTTTACAAATCCAAATCTATCCAACccccaactatttttttttttggttttgaaagAGC
This region of Malania oleifera isolate guangnan ecotype guangnan chromosome 10, ASM2987363v1, whole genome shotgun sequence genomic DNA includes:
- the LOC131166750 gene encoding pectinesterase-like, whose protein sequence is MAYQPVFVTLTVLIIHILFSQQKPASGKSLVNANQWCNQTPFPQVCEQSLSGHPNSGIVDQKSDFLKLALQLALDGALRAQSTVDSLGSKCNGNKEKAAWLDCGKLYDYTILRLNKTIHTTKCTWGDSQTWLSTALTNLETCRAGFVELGVINHILPLMLIDSVGIFIRNALALNKLLSSKFEVEVSNRYEDDGFPDWVKPSDQKLLQQPSSSLASQANLVVAKDGSGNYKTIGEAIINAASKWSGSGRFVILVKEGTYDEKVEIGNNLNNVMLVGDGIGKTIITGSRSVQGGYTTFNSSTVSINGDGFLSRGITYRNTAGAINQQAVAVLSLSDLSAFYECSFEGYQDTLYVHSGRQFFRECDIYGTVDFIFGNAAVVFQKCNIYARKPIHNMNVVTAQGRTDPNQNTGISIHNSKVIAAPELKAVQSDTIPTYLGRPWQKYSRTVFIVSYLDNLIDPAGWKEWDGNFALDTLYYGEYGNTGDGASTKNRVTWSGYHVLNAADASKFTVETFISGSDWLPSTGVPFDLGL